A stretch of Mya arenaria isolate MELC-2E11 chromosome 14, ASM2691426v1 DNA encodes these proteins:
- the LOC128217978 gene encoding kinetochore protein Nuf2-like has translation MAFAFPELAIPDIVSSLDELCGLQLKETSFSKPDPLQWIEIFRRLMCDITESSDENLQEPLLLSQDLEFPEIYTDAMANMTLIRIMGRIMPTMYINDFSARDIYFPSCERLKKICSSIINFLRFKATRMIAYEDMRADVESEREHHETLLRRNEELKQKINNIRAERAEQEPLVAQVQADVDQLSVAMQEQQRNKQTLTKSIYDIKSNITNSKARQDELNCRVLKLKEQEGHLALKIVQSPAKVMAEQEGLKQRVQEARDLLQRKQLRLTEIERQRKDIKQTVSNLEKGLALLELIQKSVDKESEVAADVSVLIEQVQEVTEQIHETECQKERVQELLRGRQERLSKLAIMHQNKVHILQQQIMADTEEKENFEKKVANESEKKSHLLQYRKRMEEDVHRYQKNIEQKVEALKNKYGQLLEKTDEYNTCIADEWNKVRQLLKK, from the exons ATGGCCTTTGCATTTCCTGAACTTGCCATTCCGGATATCGTTTCCTCTCTGGATGAATTGTGTGGACTGCAGCTCAAAGAAACTTCATTCAGCAAACCAGAT cCCTTGCAATGGATAGAGATATTTCGAAGACTCATGTGCGACATCACGGAGTCTTCTGATGAAAATCTACAG GAGCCACTGTTGCTCTCACAAGACCTGGAGTTTCCCGAGATCTACACAGATGCTATGGCAAACATGACACTCATACGGATCAT GGGTCGAATAATGCCCACCATGTACATCAACGATTTCTCCGCCAGAGATATCTACTTCCCAT CATGTGAACGTTTGAAGAAGATATGCAGCAGCATAATCAACTTCCTGCGTTTCAAGGCTACCCGTATGATTGCGTATGAGGATATGCGAGCTGATGTG GAGTCAGAACGAGAGCATCATGAGACTTTATTGAGGAGAAATGAGGAGCTGAAACAGAAGATCAACAATATCAGGGCAGAGAGGGCCGAACAGGAACCACTGGTGGCTCAG GTCCAGGCAGATGTAGACCAGTTGTCAGTTGCAATGCAGGAACAACAGAGAAACAAACAGACGTTGACCAAGTCCATCTACGACATCAAGTCCAATATTACAAACAGCAAGGCTAGACAG GATGAGTTGAATTGTCGAGTTCTGAAACTAAAAGAACAGGAGGGCCACTTAGCGCTGAAGATCGTGCAGTCACCCGCCAAGGTGATGGCTGAACAGGAAGGGTTGAAACAGCGGGTGCAAGAGGCACGTGATCTCCTGCAACGAAAACAGCTCAGGCTCAC GGAGATAGAGAGACAGCGTAAGGACATCAAGCAGACGGTCAGTAATCTGGAGAAGGGCCTCGCCTTGCTGGAGCTCATACAGAAGTCTGTTGACAAAGAAAG TGAGGTAGCTGCGGATGTGTCCGTCCTTATTGAGCAAGTACAGGAAGTAACTGAGCAGATTCATGAAACAGAATGTCAGAAGGAACGCGTCCAGGAATTACTGCGGGGCCGTCAGGAGCGACTCTCGAAACTGGCCATTATGCATCAGAACAAAGTCCACATCCTGCAACAGCAGATAATGGCTGATACGGA AGAGAAAGAGAATTTTGAAAAGAAGGTTGCAAACGAATCCGAGAAAAAAAGCCACTTGTTACAATACCGTAAACGCATGGAGGAAGATGTGCACAGATACCAGAAAAACATCGAACAAAAAGTGGAggcattgaaaaacaaatatggcCAGCTTTTGGAAAAG ACTGATGAGTATAACACATGTATCGCAGATGAATGGAACAAAGTTCGACAGTTGTTGAAAAAGTGA